Genomic DNA from Candidatus Koribacter versatilis Ellin345:
GTCAGGCCGATGGCCGGAATCAGGAGCGACCAAGCTACGACCAACATACATCCTTGCCGGAAGGTCATATCGTGGGCGTAGATTATGACATGGCGCTTTCTGATCTCATCCGCGACCAGTTCACCTTCCAGGCTGCTGCCTATGCCAACGCGCAGCCCATCCGTAACGAAGAAATCCTTCAGCGCATTGTTGCCGCGGCCGATCCGCAGGTGGACGACGAGGCCCTCGATGTCGCCAGTGGCCCCGGCATCCTGACGTGTGCGCTCGCCGCGAAGGTGTTGCATGCGACGGGTATCGATCTCACGCCCGCCATGCTCGCGCAATCCCGCAAACTGCAAGCCGGGCAGGGGCTCATGAACCTCACTTGGGTGGAAGGCGATGTCGCGCATCTCCCGTTCTCGGATGCGAGCTTTACGCTTGTAACCTGCCGCTACGCGTTCCATCACTTCAGCGATCCGCTCACGGTACTGCTGGAGATGAAGCGAGTCTGCAAATCAGGCGGCCGCATTCTCGTGGTGGATACCGCGCCAGCCCGCGAAAAAGCCGACGCCTTCAACCAAATGGAAAAGCTGCGTGACAACTCGCATGTGCGTGCGCTGCCGGTCGAAGAGATGGTTGCGGTTTTCGAGAGTGCCGGGTTAGCCGAGCCGAAAGTCGAAACGCTGCGCATGGCGGGCGATCTCAACAGTCTGCTTGCGCGGTCATTGTGCCAGCCCGGGGATGAAGAGCGGTGCCGGTGTCTTTATGAAGAGTCGCTGGGCGAAGATCGCATTGATATGCAGCCGCGGCGCGAAGGCGACAACATTCTGTATGCGTTTCCGGTCGCGCTGTTCGTCGCACCAAGAAGCTAAAAGCCTGTCATGCTGAGCGAAGAATCCGCACCACGATGCGGATTCGCAGTCGAAGCACCCCTATGGACTCCCAGCC
This window encodes:
- a CDS encoding class I SAM-dependent methyltransferase codes for the protein MGVDYDMALSDLIRDQFTFQAAAYANAQPIRNEEILQRIVAAADPQVDDEALDVASGPGILTCALAAKVLHATGIDLTPAMLAQSRKLQAGQGLMNLTWVEGDVAHLPFSDASFTLVTCRYAFHHFSDPLTVLLEMKRVCKSGGRILVVDTAPAREKADAFNQMEKLRDNSHVRALPVEEMVAVFESAGLAEPKVETLRMAGDLNSLLARSLCQPGDEERCRCLYEESLGEDRIDMQPRREGDNILYAFPVALFVAPRS